From one Triticum aestivum cultivar Chinese Spring chromosome 4B, IWGSC CS RefSeq v2.1, whole genome shotgun sequence genomic stretch:
- the LOC123094461 gene encoding amino acid transporter AVT1H-like gives MASRWCQLLCPQPKQVASESMHGARLAAQQLGRGCDACDVEAGKPCRCAQGQEEDADFPASTFAQSVINMVGMLIGLGQLSTPYALENGGWASIFLLVGLGIMCAYTAHIIGRCLDEEPSSKTYQDIGQQAFGSKGRLIASAFIYLEIFFALVSYTISLSDNIPLVFAGVRLHLPWLRLSTTQLLTVMAVLVALPSLWLRNLSSISFLSFVGILMSMVILVTILCTAAFSNVGLGKHIPVLRLDKIPTVSGLYMFSYAGHIVFPNIYTAMKDRSSFTRVSVTNFFMVAVLYTTLAFVGASLFGPSVNSQVTLSMPPGLLVTKVALWATVLTPVTKYALEFAPFAIQLEHHLPATMGPRARIIIRGSIGSAGLLLILALALSVPYFQYVLSLTGSLISVAISVIFPCGFYLKIRWGRLSRPVVVLNAAMIAVGFVLAVVGTASSAKLLVKSIQNGHVA, from the exons ATGGCGAGTCGGTGGTGCCAGTTGCTGTGCCCGCAGCCTAAGCAGGTGGCGAGCGAGAGCATGCACGGCGCCCGGCTCGCGGCGCAGCAGCTGGGCAGGGGCTGCGATGCCTGCGACGTGGAAGCCGGCAAGCCGTGTAGGTGTGCACAGGGCCAGGAGGAGGACGCGGATTTT CCTGCCAGCACGTTTGCCCAGTCGGTCATCAACATGGTTGGCATGCTCATAG GACTTGGGCAGCTCTCCACTCCCTATGCCTTGGAAAACGGCGGTTGGGCCTCCATTTTCCTCCTGGTCGGCCTCGGCATCATGTGCGCCTATACCGCGCACATCATCGGCAGGTGCCTAGACGAGGAGCCCAGCTCCAAGACGTACCAGGATATTGGCCAACAGGCGTTCGGTTCCAAAGGCCGGCTGATCGCCTCGGCATTCATTTACCTCGAGATATTCTTCGCCCTGGTCTCCTACACCATCTCCCTCAGCGACAACATCCCGCTCGTGTTCGCCGGTGTCCGCCTCCACCTACCATGGCTGCGCCTCAGCACCACGCAGCTGCTCACCGTCATGGCCGTGCTGGTGGCTCTTCCCAGCCTTTGGCTGAGGAACCTATCGtccatctccttcctctccttcgtcgGCATCCTCATGTCGATGGTCATCTTAGTCACCATCCTCTGCACCGCAGCCTTCAGCAATGTCGGCCTGGGCAAGCACATCCCAGTCCTCAGGCTTGACAAGATCCCGACGGTGTCCGGCCTGTACATGTTCAGCTACGCCGGCCACATCGTCTTCCCCAACATCTACACAGCCATGAAGGACCGCTCCAGCTTCACCAGGGTCTCCGTCACGAATTTCTTCATGGTCGCAGTGCTCTACACGACCCTCGCATTTGTCGGCGCAAGCCTCTTCGGTCCCAGTGTGAACTCCCAGGTCACGCTCAGCATGCCGCCGGGGCTGCTGGTCACCAAAGTGGCGCTCTGGGCCACCGTGCTCACGCCGGTCACCAAATACGCGCTCGAGTTCGCGCCCTTCGCCATTCAGCTCGAGCACCACCTGCCGGCGACCATGGGGCCTCGTGCCCGGATAATCATCCGCGGCAGCATCGGCTCGGCGGGGCTTCTCCTCATCCTGGCGCTGGCGCTCTCGGTTCCATATTTCCAGTACGTGCTCAGCCTCACCGGCTCGCTCATCAGCGTGGCCATCTCGGTCATATTCCCCTGCGGGTTTTACCTCAAGATCCGATGGGGCCGGTTATCGCGCCCTGTCGTCGTGCTGAATGCGGCGATGATCGCCGTTGGTTTTGTTCTCGCAGTGGTGGGGACCGCTTCGTCGGCTAAGCTGCTAGTGAAAAGTATACAGAATGGACATGTGGCGTAG